One region of Clostridia bacterium genomic DNA includes:
- a CDS encoding InlB B-repeat-containing protein has product MKHYKYCFLLFLFVLIIFQGCTKEEIINIGLYDQEKVYYLCINKEQDFSLPLPQKTGYTFEGWFFDQKLQNKCTENEISNLKSKNVILYPKWTPNTYNITICYDEETERTIQAQFETEIKLIDYFFVKQGYVLSGWKVTGVEKTFNINDVFNMPAYDISLYPVISKKMVSFQTNGGDTISPIWYNDLIQNGLPVPQKEQCVFEGWFLDKNFSREFDIKDEPQNHITLYAKWRNINYNVSFETNGGSVISTVSYYELRKAGALPLPQKLGYDFEGWFFDENYQQKFDINIEPKNDITLYAKWKEKIYSITYIDNGGQANEERPKEFTIKSPEIKLPVLKKSGYKFLGWFEADKEYQIIPNGTSKDLVLEARWTERKPIKIEINTFPQKMNYFLNEQLESKGLTIDVIYDNDETEIIDDISCLKLSGYDFSKTGWQIIIINYLGLTTSYQVFVTTESIIKIEAVIEKNEYIEGQELVLDDALILLHYNSGKISSTPLIYQYLADYDMNKIGRHKIIVLYDNFSTYFEINIKPKSLQCIEASGYKAHYEYMEELSNDGILHLIYDNETVEEIPLKNAIISGYDCLKSGEQKLLVQYIMNSNIFTCNIKVYVSDPPKTVSNLTIIQLPKTEYELGENLDVSNGLLKVNFHFYPGYEEIISLTLDMVSGFDSSCVQNLQLKVEYQGVYCFYNVSIIDSWSEIFSFIETQDGQGYIIKEFKAKKEKQISIPSMYNGKPVKEIGSDAFYNTILEHVVIPSNIVKIYSFAFYSNDFLTEIIIADRQTELDLELMAFEDSFRTGVYIECDLDKLNYGDFKYYSLTFYTYDQNDYSELQSYGFNAVKL; this is encoded by the coding sequence ATGAAGCATTACAAATACTGTTTCCTTTTATTTTTATTTGTCTTAATTATTTTCCAAGGATGTACAAAAGAAGAAATAATAAATATTGGCTTATATGATCAGGAAAAAGTTTATTATTTGTGTATAAATAAAGAACAAGATTTTTCTTTGCCTTTACCCCAAAAAACAGGTTATACCTTTGAAGGATGGTTTTTTGATCAAAAGCTACAAAATAAATGTACAGAAAATGAAATTTCTAATTTAAAATCGAAAAATGTCATTTTATATCCTAAATGGACACCAAACACATATAACATAACCATATGTTATGATGAGGAAACCGAAAGAACAATTCAAGCTCAATTTGAAACTGAAATCAAATTAATAGATTATTTCTTTGTAAAACAGGGCTATGTTCTTTCAGGATGGAAAGTCACTGGTGTTGAAAAAACATTTAATATTAACGATGTTTTTAATATGCCTGCATATGACATATCTCTTTATCCTGTTATCTCAAAAAAAATGGTGAGTTTTCAAACTAATGGTGGAGATACCATATCGCCTATTTGGTATAACGATTTGATACAAAACGGTTTACCCGTGCCTCAAAAGGAGCAATGTGTTTTTGAAGGATGGTTTTTGGATAAAAATTTTAGCCGAGAATTTGATATCAAAGACGAACCTCAAAACCACATAACACTTTATGCAAAATGGCGAAATATAAATTATAATGTATCATTTGAAACTAATGGCGGCAGCGTGATATCAACTGTATCTTATTATGAATTAAGAAAAGCTGGCGCTTTACCATTGCCTCAAAAATTAGGCTATGATTTTGAGGGCTGGTTTTTTGATGAAAACTATCAACAAAAGTTTGATATTAACATTGAGCCTAAAAATGATATAACATTGTATGCAAAATGGAAAGAAAAAATCTATTCAATAACTTATATTGATAATGGCGGACAAGCTAATGAAGAAAGACCAAAAGAATTCACAATCAAATCACCCGAAATTAAACTGCCTGTGTTAAAAAAATCTGGATATAAATTCTTGGGATGGTTTGAAGCTGATAAAGAGTATCAGATAATTCCAAACGGTACTTCAAAAGATCTTGTACTTGAAGCTCGTTGGACTGAAAGAAAACCTATTAAGATCGAAATAAACACTTTTCCTCAAAAGATGAATTATTTTTTAAATGAGCAGTTAGAATCAAAAGGCTTGACCATCGATGTTATATATGACAATGATGAAACTGAAATAATAGACGATATAAGCTGTTTAAAACTAAGCGGTTATGATTTTTCAAAAACAGGTTGGCAAATAATAATCATAAATTATCTAGGACTTACTACATCTTACCAAGTTTTTGTAACTACTGAAAGCATTATTAAGATTGAAGCAGTTATAGAAAAAAATGAATATATAGAAGGTCAAGAACTGGTGCTTGATGATGCGCTAATTTTGCTTCATTATAATAGTGGTAAGATTTCAAGTACACCTCTTATTTATCAATATTTGGCCGATTATGATATGAACAAAATTGGACGCCACAAGATTATAGTTTTATATGATAATTTCAGTACGTATTTTGAAATTAATATCAAGCCTAAAAGCTTGCAATGTATAGAAGCAAGTGGATATAAAGCGCATTATGAATATATGGAAGAGCTTTCAAATGACGGTATACTTCATCTAATATATGACAATGAAACTGTTGAAGAAATTCCTTTAAAAAATGCAATAATTTCAGGGTATGATTGTTTAAAATCCGGAGAACAAAAATTATTAGTGCAATATATTATGAATTCTAATATTTTTACATGTAATATTAAAGTCTATGTTTCAGACCCGCCGAAAACAGTATCAAACTTGACAATAATACAGTTACCCAAAACAGAATATGAATTGGGCGAAAATTTGGATGTTTCTAATGGGTTGTTAAAAGTCAATTTTCATTTTTATCCAGGATATGAAGAAATTATTTCTTTAACTCTTGATATGGTGTCTGGTTTTGATTCTAGCTGTGTTCAGAATTTACAACTCAAGGTTGAATATCAGGGTGTTTATTGTTTTTATAATGTCAGCATAATAGATTCTTGGAGTGAAATCTTTAGTTTTATAGAAACTCAAGATGGACAGGGGTATATTATAAAAGAATTTAAGGCTAAAAAAGAAAAGCAAATATCTATTCCATCAATGTATAATGGTAAGCCTGTAAAAGAAATCGGCAGTGATGCTTTTTATAATACAATACTTGAGCATGTTGTTATCCCAAGTAATATAGTTAAAATATATAGTTTTGCATTTTACTCAAATGA